The following are encoded in a window of Mustela nigripes isolate SB6536 chromosome 1, MUSNIG.SB6536, whole genome shotgun sequence genomic DNA:
- the FAM111A gene encoding serine protease FAM111A isoform X2, translating into MKMGARKGPKDITNTQAQGPKDQTGLPKKTIYITLAVNSRKHVLTHSEGDSLYAALNTLKAVEKEIKTQQGKEMLVLGTEGIEGYINLGMPLSCFPESCHVLIKFAQSRSRQKERSPVFGRHDKVSPDCVKFYIHVIGKRKKRIVKSRHLHKEGCKLCVYAFKGETIKDALCKDGRFLSFLEKEDWRLIKNHDSILESTQTVDNLEGELFEIEVEKRMSFGAGASQNSESEERNTSVLREEFVAQYPSLQRESEKIRDNFKKKLEKKKNRASLFKLHKVNFGKLTRNSTPVKMHKLLSHLSDSVGYLSWDNNGNRGSATCFVLNELFILTCRHVVSDIVGKGIDPSRWADIIGQCVRVTFSYEGPPEKEENCFFIEPWFKVSDATLDYAVLQLKANGQRVPLGLYSRVAPAPSSGLIYIISHPYGEAKSSDGCTVIPLEQRGEKFQEHPQPRGGENSSHDMQYIHMYTQRSFQKIAYDPDVITYDTSFYFGASGSPVFDAKGSLVAMHTAGITYNRQTGLSHIIEFGCTMESILLDMMRNHGQWFTEECINQPNTEQCVDPQDVEMVSEED; encoded by the coding sequence ATGAAGATGGGTGCTAGGAAAGGTCCAAAAGATATAACTAACACCCAGGCTCAAGGACCCAAAGACCAGACTGGGCTCCCAAAGAAGACAATTTACATCACCTTGGCTGTGAACTCCAGAAAACACGTGCTCACACACAGTGAAGGGGATAGCTTATATGCAGCACTCAACACGTTAAAGGCTGtcgagaaggaaataaaaactcagCAGGGCAAAGAGATGCTGGTGCTTGGCACGGAAGGCATCGAAGGATACATCAATCTTGGGATGCCCCTCAGTTGCTTTCCTGAAAGCTGCCACGTCCTAATCAAATTTGCCCAGAGTAGAagtagacagaaagaaaggagccCGGTATTTGGCCGGCATGACAAGGTATCCCCTGACTGTGTCAAATTTTATATTCACGTgattgggaagagaaagaagaggatagTCAAGAGCAGGCATCTCCACAAAGAAGGGTGCAAACTCTGTGTCTACGCTTTCAAAGGAGAAACCATCAAGGACGCATTGTGCAAGGATGGCAGGTTTCtctcctttctggagaaagaggACTGGAGACTCATCAAAAACCATGACTCCATTCTAGAAAGCACGCAGACTGTTGACAACCTAGAAGGCGAGCTCTTTGAGATTGAAGTTGAAAAAAGAATGAGCTTTGGAGCAGGAGCTTCTCAAAATTCGGAGTCAGAGGAACGAAACACCTCTGTGTTGAGAGAAGAATTTGTGGCTCAGTACCCCAGTTTgcagagagaaagtgaaaaaatcaGAGATAACTtcaagaaaaaattggaaaagaaaaagaacagagcttCATTATTTAAACTACATAAAGTAAACTTTGGGAAACTGACAAGAAACTCTACCCCAGTTAAAATGCACAAACTTCTTTCTCATCTCAGTGACTCAGTTGGGTACCTGTCGTGGGACAACAATGGAAATAGGGGTTCTGCCACCTGCTTTGTTTTGAATGAACTGTTTATTTTAACTTGTCGACACGTGGTAAGTGACATTGTGGGAAAGGGAATAGACCCAAGTAGGTGGGCAGACATAATTGGTCAGTGCGTAAGAGTGACTTTTAGTTATGAAGGGCCCCCTGAGAAAGAAGAGAACTGCTTTTTCATTGAGCCTTGGTTTAAGGTATCTGATGCCACTCTCGATTACGCGGTTCTGCAACTGAAGGCCAATGGACAGCGGGTACCTTTGGGACTCTATTCTAGAGTTGCTCCTGCACCATCTAGTGGGCTCATCTATATCATCAGCCATCCGTATGGAGAGGCCAAGTCTAGTGATGGTTGCACCGTGATCCCTCTGGAGCAGCGAGGGGAGAAATTTCAGGAACATCCTCAGCCTAGAGGGGGAGAGAATAGCAGTCATGACATGCAGTATATCCATATGTACACTCAAAGAAGCTTCCAGAAAATAGCTTACGATCCTGATGTGATTACCTATGACACTTCTTTTTACTTTGGGGCTTCTGGCTCCCCAGTGTTTGATGCAAAAGGTTCATTAGTAGCCATGCATACTGCTGGCATCACTTATAATCGCCAAACTGGGTTATCTCATATCATTGAGTTCGGCTGTACTATGGAATCCATTCTCCTTGATATGATGCGAAACCATGGGCAGTGGTTTACAGAAGAATGTATAAATCAGCCAAATACAGAACAATGTGTTGATCCGCAAGATGTGGAAATGGTGAGTGAGGAGGATTGA
- the FAM111A gene encoding serine protease FAM111A isoform X1 has product MSPKKRRSQIAFDEKRNRKIEHYFSQVNKNQENNFDIPQMKMGARKGPKDITNTQAQGPKDQTGLPKKTIYITLAVNSRKHVLTHSEGDSLYAALNTLKAVEKEIKTQQGKEMLVLGTEGIEGYINLGMPLSCFPESCHVLIKFAQSRSRQKERSPVFGRHDKVSPDCVKFYIHVIGKRKKRIVKSRHLHKEGCKLCVYAFKGETIKDALCKDGRFLSFLEKEDWRLIKNHDSILESTQTVDNLEGELFEIEVEKRMSFGAGASQNSESEERNTSVLREEFVAQYPSLQRESEKIRDNFKKKLEKKKNRASLFKLHKVNFGKLTRNSTPVKMHKLLSHLSDSVGYLSWDNNGNRGSATCFVLNELFILTCRHVVSDIVGKGIDPSRWADIIGQCVRVTFSYEGPPEKEENCFFIEPWFKVSDATLDYAVLQLKANGQRVPLGLYSRVAPAPSSGLIYIISHPYGEAKSSDGCTVIPLEQRGEKFQEHPQPRGGENSSHDMQYIHMYTQRSFQKIAYDPDVITYDTSFYFGASGSPVFDAKGSLVAMHTAGITYNRQTGLSHIIEFGCTMESILLDMMRNHGQWFTEECINQPNTEQCVDPQDVEMVSEED; this is encoded by the exons ATGAGCCCTAAGAAGCGCAGGTCACAGATCGCATTCGAtgagaagagaaataggaaaattgaGCACTATTTCTCTCAG gtcAATAAAAACCAGGAGAATAATTTTGATATTCCTCAAATGAAGATGGGTGCTAGGAAAGGTCCAAAAGATATAACTAACACCCAGGCTCAAGGACCCAAAGACCAGACTGGGCTCCCAAAGAAGACAATTTACATCACCTTGGCTGTGAACTCCAGAAAACACGTGCTCACACACAGTGAAGGGGATAGCTTATATGCAGCACTCAACACGTTAAAGGCTGtcgagaaggaaataaaaactcagCAGGGCAAAGAGATGCTGGTGCTTGGCACGGAAGGCATCGAAGGATACATCAATCTTGGGATGCCCCTCAGTTGCTTTCCTGAAAGCTGCCACGTCCTAATCAAATTTGCCCAGAGTAGAagtagacagaaagaaaggagccCGGTATTTGGCCGGCATGACAAGGTATCCCCTGACTGTGTCAAATTTTATATTCACGTgattgggaagagaaagaagaggatagTCAAGAGCAGGCATCTCCACAAAGAAGGGTGCAAACTCTGTGTCTACGCTTTCAAAGGAGAAACCATCAAGGACGCATTGTGCAAGGATGGCAGGTTTCtctcctttctggagaaagaggACTGGAGACTCATCAAAAACCATGACTCCATTCTAGAAAGCACGCAGACTGTTGACAACCTAGAAGGCGAGCTCTTTGAGATTGAAGTTGAAAAAAGAATGAGCTTTGGAGCAGGAGCTTCTCAAAATTCGGAGTCAGAGGAACGAAACACCTCTGTGTTGAGAGAAGAATTTGTGGCTCAGTACCCCAGTTTgcagagagaaagtgaaaaaatcaGAGATAACTtcaagaaaaaattggaaaagaaaaagaacagagcttCATTATTTAAACTACATAAAGTAAACTTTGGGAAACTGACAAGAAACTCTACCCCAGTTAAAATGCACAAACTTCTTTCTCATCTCAGTGACTCAGTTGGGTACCTGTCGTGGGACAACAATGGAAATAGGGGTTCTGCCACCTGCTTTGTTTTGAATGAACTGTTTATTTTAACTTGTCGACACGTGGTAAGTGACATTGTGGGAAAGGGAATAGACCCAAGTAGGTGGGCAGACATAATTGGTCAGTGCGTAAGAGTGACTTTTAGTTATGAAGGGCCCCCTGAGAAAGAAGAGAACTGCTTTTTCATTGAGCCTTGGTTTAAGGTATCTGATGCCACTCTCGATTACGCGGTTCTGCAACTGAAGGCCAATGGACAGCGGGTACCTTTGGGACTCTATTCTAGAGTTGCTCCTGCACCATCTAGTGGGCTCATCTATATCATCAGCCATCCGTATGGAGAGGCCAAGTCTAGTGATGGTTGCACCGTGATCCCTCTGGAGCAGCGAGGGGAGAAATTTCAGGAACATCCTCAGCCTAGAGGGGGAGAGAATAGCAGTCATGACATGCAGTATATCCATATGTACACTCAAAGAAGCTTCCAGAAAATAGCTTACGATCCTGATGTGATTACCTATGACACTTCTTTTTACTTTGGGGCTTCTGGCTCCCCAGTGTTTGATGCAAAAGGTTCATTAGTAGCCATGCATACTGCTGGCATCACTTATAATCGCCAAACTGGGTTATCTCATATCATTGAGTTCGGCTGTACTATGGAATCCATTCTCCTTGATATGATGCGAAACCATGGGCAGTGGTTTACAGAAGAATGTATAAATCAGCCAAATACAGAACAATGTGTTGATCCGCAAGATGTGGAAATGGTGAGTGAGGAGGATTGA
- the FAM111B gene encoding serine protease FAM111B isoform X1: MNSMKPEENKSFPATENGQSRRPEDSKDTVLTQTRLGSPAAHFLSDSKERSSLIKLKSEVKHEASVEIQNPDLNTSEKCFFTFSLNKPSGKSDFSVFTAHGELTENIYSALRANDNFNKGMKKHLNKNIFVYEKNTINGYVNLGMPLKFLPENAHFNITPGPKKSGLEDDQILRQCENPNMECVLFRVVSAGRSVKKILKIKEIYEKGSTLCIYAFKGETIKEALLKDGRFRSDLDELEWEVREDYQKIHGKQSLVDEVSGKTLEVDIFKKRVSKGTPKKIKQNENANETSPRNQIQSEIKEHEPETDGETEDVEANREKIVPPQNLAHDIAGKKRRTIAGIRSYYSHSYNRRHGKHNSRHRQRPHVVMRHVIKLAIPRTATDLWLKNCQSLDKSIMDQYPNLKEEALWMRKYFQDEQKRTKLTSFQQFNVYKKYFGKVTENSTSVATCEDLLHLSESVGFMTWDNNGITGNATCFVFNHGYIFTCRHVIHLMMGEGTDPRFWPDIISKCAKVSFKYKRFRPISVDWYDIEPWFEVSDGPLDYAILKLSKNGNGFPPGLFRQISCPPPSGLIYIIGHPEGQVKKIDGCAVVPINQRLERYPEQHRGEVVGPHAATYNAFSVFTQRSFLPEVCNTDTLSYDTCFSSGSSGSPVFNTSGELVAMHTVGHFYVHEGRACAIIEYGYSMYSILGDVKQKNERLFKLLFEENNENHNENDNKQELFQSHQAVPMEL, translated from the exons ATGAACTCCATGAAGCCTGAAGAGAACAAGTCATTCCCTGCTACAGAAAATGGCCAGAGTCGCAGACCTGAAGATTCAAAG GATACGGTCTTGACGCAGACGCGTCTTGGCTCACCtgctgctcactttctctctgacagTAAAGAACGAAGCAGTCTCATTAAGCTAAAAAGTGAAGTCAAGCATGAAGCATCTGTGGAAATTCAGAATCCAGACCTGAACACcagtgaaaaatgtttttttactttttcgtTGAATAAACCCTCCGGGAAATCAGACTTCAGTGTGTTTACAGCACATGGTGAACTCACAGAGAATATCTACTCAGCCCTGAGAGCAAATGACAATTTCAATAAAGGGATGAAGAAGCATCTTAATAAGAACATCTTTGTTTATGAAAAGAATACGATAAACGGATATGTAAATTTAGGAATGCCTCTCAAGTTCCTACCTGAAAATGCCCATTTTAATATAACACCTGGTCCAAAAAAGAGTGGCCTGGAAGATGACCAGATACTACGCCAGTGTGAAAATCCGAACATGGAATGCGTTCTTTTTCGTGTGGTTTCTGCTGGAAGGAGTGTGAAGAAGATTCTCAAGATCAAGGAAATTTATGAAAAAGGAAGTACACTTTGTATCTATGCCTTCAAGGGTGAGACTATCAAAGAAGCTCTACTCAAGGATGGCCGTTTTCGTTCCGACCTTGACGAACTTGAATGGGAAGTAAGGGAAGATTAtcagaaaattcatggaaaacagTCCCTGGTGGATGAAGTATCTGGAAAAACGTTAGAAGTGGACATTTTTAAGAAACGTGTCAGTAAAGGTAcccctaaaaaaattaaacagaatgaaaatgccAATGAAACCAGTCCCAGGAATCAGATACAGTCTGAGATCAAAGAACATGAACCAGagacagatggggagactgaagATGTAGAGGCCAACAGAGAAAAAATCGTCCCACCTCAGAATCTAGCACATGATATTGCAGGTAAAAAGCGACGCACAATTGCCGGGATTAGGAGTTATTATAGTCATAGTTACAACAGAAGACATGGGAAGCATAACTCAAGACATAGGCAAAGGCCTCATGTGGTTATGCGGCATGTTATTAAGCTAGCTATCCCGAGGACAGCAACTGACCTCTGGCTAAAGAATTGCCAATCGTTGGACAAAAGTATAATGGATCAATACCCAAATTTGAAGGAGGAAGCACTTTGGATGAGAAAGTATTTTCAGGATGAACAGAAGAGAACCAAACTGACAAGCTTTCAACAGTTCAAcgtatataaaaagtattttggaaAAGTGACTGAAAATTCTACTTCAGTTGCAACCTGTGAAGATCTTCTCCATCTTAGTGAGTCAGTTGGGTTCATGACATGGGACAATAATGGAATCACAGGGAATGCTACTTGCTTTGTCTTCAATCATGGTTATATTTTCACCTGTCGGCATGTAATACATCTTATGATGGGAGAAGGCACAGATCCAAGGTTTTGGCCAGATATAATAAGCAAATGTGCAAAggtatcttttaaatataaaaggttCCGCCCTATCAGTGTTGATTGGTATGACATTGAGCCATGGTTTGAAGTGTCTGATGGACCTCTAGATTATGCCATTTTAAAGCTaagcaaaaatggaaatggaTTTCCTCCAGGCCTGTTTAGACAAATTTCCTGTCCACCACCTAGTggtttgatttatataattggtCACCCAGAAGGCCAGGTCAAGAAAATAGATGGCTGTGCTGTGGTTCCTATAAATCAGCGCTTAGAGAGGTACCCAGAACAGCATCGAGGTGAGGTGGTAGGACCCCATGCTGCCACTTACAATGCTTTCTCTgtgtttacccaaagaagttTCCTACCAGAAGTCTGTAACACTGACACACTTAGCTATGATACCTGTTTTTCCAGTGGGTCCTCTGGCTCCCCAGTATTTAATACATCTGGTGAATTAGTTGCTATGCACACTGTTGGGCATTTTTATGTTCATGAAGGTAGAGCCTGTGCCATTATTGAATATGGCTATTCTATGTATTCAATTCTTGGTGATGTTAAACAGAAGAATGAGAGgttgtttaaattattattcGAAGAGAACAACGAGAACCATAATGAAAACGATAACAAACAAGAGTTGTTTCAGTCTCATCAGGCTGTACCCATGGAACTCTAG
- the FAM111B gene encoding serine protease FAM111B isoform X2 has protein sequence MARVADLKIQSKERSSLIKLKSEVKHEASVEIQNPDLNTSEKCFFTFSLNKPSGKSDFSVFTAHGELTENIYSALRANDNFNKGMKKHLNKNIFVYEKNTINGYVNLGMPLKFLPENAHFNITPGPKKSGLEDDQILRQCENPNMECVLFRVVSAGRSVKKILKIKEIYEKGSTLCIYAFKGETIKEALLKDGRFRSDLDELEWEVREDYQKIHGKQSLVDEVSGKTLEVDIFKKRVSKGTPKKIKQNENANETSPRNQIQSEIKEHEPETDGETEDVEANREKIVPPQNLAHDIAGKKRRTIAGIRSYYSHSYNRRHGKHNSRHRQRPHVVMRHVIKLAIPRTATDLWLKNCQSLDKSIMDQYPNLKEEALWMRKYFQDEQKRTKLTSFQQFNVYKKYFGKVTENSTSVATCEDLLHLSESVGFMTWDNNGITGNATCFVFNHGYIFTCRHVIHLMMGEGTDPRFWPDIISKCAKVSFKYKRFRPISVDWYDIEPWFEVSDGPLDYAILKLSKNGNGFPPGLFRQISCPPPSGLIYIIGHPEGQVKKIDGCAVVPINQRLERYPEQHRGEVVGPHAATYNAFSVFTQRSFLPEVCNTDTLSYDTCFSSGSSGSPVFNTSGELVAMHTVGHFYVHEGRACAIIEYGYSMYSILGDVKQKNERLFKLLFEENNENHNENDNKQELFQSHQAVPMEL, from the exons ATGGCCAGAGTCGCAGACCTGAAGATTCAAAG TAAAGAACGAAGCAGTCTCATTAAGCTAAAAAGTGAAGTCAAGCATGAAGCATCTGTGGAAATTCAGAATCCAGACCTGAACACcagtgaaaaatgtttttttactttttcgtTGAATAAACCCTCCGGGAAATCAGACTTCAGTGTGTTTACAGCACATGGTGAACTCACAGAGAATATCTACTCAGCCCTGAGAGCAAATGACAATTTCAATAAAGGGATGAAGAAGCATCTTAATAAGAACATCTTTGTTTATGAAAAGAATACGATAAACGGATATGTAAATTTAGGAATGCCTCTCAAGTTCCTACCTGAAAATGCCCATTTTAATATAACACCTGGTCCAAAAAAGAGTGGCCTGGAAGATGACCAGATACTACGCCAGTGTGAAAATCCGAACATGGAATGCGTTCTTTTTCGTGTGGTTTCTGCTGGAAGGAGTGTGAAGAAGATTCTCAAGATCAAGGAAATTTATGAAAAAGGAAGTACACTTTGTATCTATGCCTTCAAGGGTGAGACTATCAAAGAAGCTCTACTCAAGGATGGCCGTTTTCGTTCCGACCTTGACGAACTTGAATGGGAAGTAAGGGAAGATTAtcagaaaattcatggaaaacagTCCCTGGTGGATGAAGTATCTGGAAAAACGTTAGAAGTGGACATTTTTAAGAAACGTGTCAGTAAAGGTAcccctaaaaaaattaaacagaatgaaaatgccAATGAAACCAGTCCCAGGAATCAGATACAGTCTGAGATCAAAGAACATGAACCAGagacagatggggagactgaagATGTAGAGGCCAACAGAGAAAAAATCGTCCCACCTCAGAATCTAGCACATGATATTGCAGGTAAAAAGCGACGCACAATTGCCGGGATTAGGAGTTATTATAGTCATAGTTACAACAGAAGACATGGGAAGCATAACTCAAGACATAGGCAAAGGCCTCATGTGGTTATGCGGCATGTTATTAAGCTAGCTATCCCGAGGACAGCAACTGACCTCTGGCTAAAGAATTGCCAATCGTTGGACAAAAGTATAATGGATCAATACCCAAATTTGAAGGAGGAAGCACTTTGGATGAGAAAGTATTTTCAGGATGAACAGAAGAGAACCAAACTGACAAGCTTTCAACAGTTCAAcgtatataaaaagtattttggaaAAGTGACTGAAAATTCTACTTCAGTTGCAACCTGTGAAGATCTTCTCCATCTTAGTGAGTCAGTTGGGTTCATGACATGGGACAATAATGGAATCACAGGGAATGCTACTTGCTTTGTCTTCAATCATGGTTATATTTTCACCTGTCGGCATGTAATACATCTTATGATGGGAGAAGGCACAGATCCAAGGTTTTGGCCAGATATAATAAGCAAATGTGCAAAggtatcttttaaatataaaaggttCCGCCCTATCAGTGTTGATTGGTATGACATTGAGCCATGGTTTGAAGTGTCTGATGGACCTCTAGATTATGCCATTTTAAAGCTaagcaaaaatggaaatggaTTTCCTCCAGGCCTGTTTAGACAAATTTCCTGTCCACCACCTAGTggtttgatttatataattggtCACCCAGAAGGCCAGGTCAAGAAAATAGATGGCTGTGCTGTGGTTCCTATAAATCAGCGCTTAGAGAGGTACCCAGAACAGCATCGAGGTGAGGTGGTAGGACCCCATGCTGCCACTTACAATGCTTTCTCTgtgtttacccaaagaagttTCCTACCAGAAGTCTGTAACACTGACACACTTAGCTATGATACCTGTTTTTCCAGTGGGTCCTCTGGCTCCCCAGTATTTAATACATCTGGTGAATTAGTTGCTATGCACACTGTTGGGCATTTTTATGTTCATGAAGGTAGAGCCTGTGCCATTATTGAATATGGCTATTCTATGTATTCAATTCTTGGTGATGTTAAACAGAAGAATGAGAGgttgtttaaattattattcGAAGAGAACAACGAGAACCATAATGAAAACGATAACAAACAAGAGTTGTTTCAGTCTCATCAGGCTGTACCCATGGAACTCTAG